The following coding sequences are from one Deltaproteobacteria bacterium window:
- a CDS encoding acyl-CoA dehydrogenase family protein, which yields MVSFELSDTIRAVRDLIHTFAENQIRPVAPRHDEDESFPWEVLEKAKAIGLLLDYARPADESDTERAGNPVAAERNLLSAVAAEELGWGCAGITIAIQGTAFAAAPVQMLGTPGQRAFFGECLDGRDEDGHLKVASLALTEPDAGSDLSRVATTAVKDGGCYVLNGRKQFATNGSLASIYVVWASVDSAAGRAGLRAFLVPRGTPGLIPGKKERKLGIRASDTAGVILEDCRVPAAQMLEPRTPQRGGAKGVLDATRPMVGALSLGVARAGLEVATEYARERVQFGEPIAKKQGVAFQLADMAMEIEAARGLVWKAVWLADRGIPNAAIAAMSKAKAAAVAMDVTTRAIQILGGYGFCRDYPVEKWFRDAKIMDIFEGTGQIQRTIIAQELTGLDCK from the coding sequence GTGGTCAGCTTCGAGCTTTCCGACACGATCCGGGCGGTTCGCGATCTCATACACACGTTCGCGGAGAACCAGATCCGGCCGGTCGCTCCTCGCCACGACGAGGACGAGTCGTTCCCGTGGGAGGTGCTCGAGAAGGCCAAAGCCATCGGACTCCTCCTCGACTACGCGCGTCCCGCCGACGAGTCCGACACTGAGCGTGCCGGGAATCCGGTGGCAGCGGAGCGGAACCTCCTCTCCGCCGTTGCGGCCGAGGAGCTCGGCTGGGGCTGCGCGGGGATCACGATCGCGATCCAGGGGACGGCCTTCGCCGCGGCCCCCGTCCAGATGTTGGGGACGCCTGGGCAGCGCGCCTTCTTCGGGGAGTGCCTCGATGGGCGCGACGAGGACGGTCACCTCAAGGTGGCGAGCCTCGCGCTGACCGAGCCGGACGCCGGATCGGACCTCTCGCGCGTCGCGACGACGGCGGTGAAGGACGGCGGCTGCTACGTCCTCAACGGGCGCAAGCAGTTCGCGACGAACGGGAGCCTCGCGAGCATCTATGTCGTCTGGGCCTCGGTCGATTCCGCGGCGGGCCGCGCTGGCCTGCGGGCGTTCCTCGTTCCCCGCGGCACACCCGGTCTGATTCCGGGGAAGAAGGAGCGCAAGCTCGGGATCCGGGCCTCGGACACCGCGGGCGTGATCCTCGAGGACTGCCGGGTTCCGGCAGCGCAGATGCTCGAGCCGCGCACGCCTCAGCGCGGGGGAGCCAAGGGGGTGCTCGACGCCACGCGGCCCATGGTGGGGGCACTGTCGCTCGGCGTCGCGCGGGCGGGGCTCGAGGTGGCCACCGAGTACGCGCGAGAGCGCGTCCAGTTCGGAGAGCCCATCGCCAAGAAGCAGGGCGTAGCCTTCCAGCTCGCGGACATGGCCATGGAGATCGAGGCCGCCCGCGGCCTGGTGTGGAAGGCCGTGTGGTTGGCGGATCGCGGAATCCCGAACGCGGCGATTGCGGCCATGTCCAAGGCGAAGGCCGCCGCCGTGGCCATGGACGTGACGACCCGGGCGATCCAGATCCTCGGCGGATACGGCTTCTGCCGGGACTACCCGGTCGAGAAGTGGTTCCGCGACGCCAAGATCATGGACATCTTCGAGGGCACGGGGCAGATCCAGCGCACCATCATCGCGCAGGAGCTGACCGGTCTCGACTGCAAGTAG
- a CDS encoding acyl-CoA dehydrogenase family protein, which yields MAFPQWTDEHEAFRESVRRFAAEEIRPFAEKWQAEGAFPDDLFRKAGENGLLGVRFDPKWGGSGLDYWYTVILVEELVRGRDIGCVVGLLVQCEMATAVIHDHATDALRKEWLVPAITGERIAALGVSEPGGGSDVASLHTTAKADGDDYVIRGSKIFISNGARADFVTLAVRTGGPGPGGVSLVVCPTDAEGFQVSRRLQKVDLHSSDTVELFFDDVRIPRTNLIGEEGRGFRYIMQAFQGERLVLATMMNAVCRDVMEETLAYMGERKVFGQPIGSMQAWRHRMADWITRLEASEALTYRAADRLADGDPQGELAVSMAKLYGAELIRGLVLDCAQAHGGYGFMADNYVARCSRGLQNWGIGAGSSEVMREIIAKRRMAVAGA from the coding sequence ATGGCTTTCCCCCAGTGGACCGACGAGCACGAGGCCTTCCGCGAGAGTGTCCGGCGCTTCGCGGCCGAGGAGATCCGCCCCTTCGCCGAGAAGTGGCAGGCGGAGGGCGCCTTTCCGGACGATCTCTTTCGCAAGGCGGGAGAGAACGGCCTCCTCGGCGTGCGCTTCGACCCGAAGTGGGGCGGCAGCGGGCTCGACTACTGGTACACCGTCATCCTAGTGGAAGAGCTGGTGCGCGGCCGCGACATCGGTTGTGTCGTGGGTCTGCTGGTTCAGTGCGAGATGGCGACGGCCGTGATCCACGACCACGCCACCGACGCGTTGCGCAAGGAGTGGCTGGTGCCCGCGATCACCGGCGAGCGCATCGCCGCGCTCGGCGTGTCGGAGCCGGGTGGTGGCTCCGACGTGGCGTCGCTCCATACGACCGCGAAGGCTGACGGCGACGACTACGTCATCCGCGGCTCGAAGATCTTCATCTCGAACGGCGCGCGCGCGGATTTCGTCACCCTGGCGGTCCGCACCGGCGGCCCCGGGCCGGGCGGCGTGAGCCTCGTAGTGTGTCCGACCGACGCCGAGGGCTTCCAGGTGAGCCGCCGGCTCCAGAAGGTCGACCTCCACTCGAGCGACACGGTGGAGCTCTTCTTCGACGACGTGCGGATTCCGCGGACCAATCTGATCGGCGAGGAGGGGCGGGGGTTCCGCTACATCATGCAGGCCTTCCAGGGCGAGCGCCTCGTGCTCGCCACCATGATGAACGCGGTGTGCCGGGACGTCATGGAGGAGACGCTCGCCTACATGGGGGAGCGCAAGGTCTTCGGCCAGCCGATCGGATCGATGCAGGCGTGGCGCCATCGCATGGCCGACTGGATCACGCGCCTCGAGGCATCCGAAGCGCTCACCTATCGTGCGGCCGATCGACTCGCCGACGGCGATCCGCAAGGCGAGCTGGCCGTCAGCATGGCGAAGCTCTACGGCGCCGAGCTGATCCGCGGCCTCGTGCTCGACTGCGCCCAGGCCCACGGCGGCTACGGGTTCATGGCGGACAACTACGTCGCGCGGTGCTCGCGGGGTCTCCAGAACTGGGGCATCGGAGCCGGCTCGAGCGAGGTGATGCGCGAGATCATCGCCAAGCGCCGGATGGCGGTGGCTGGCGCGTGA
- a CDS encoding thiolase family protein, translating to MSRRAVIAGVGHTAFGKFPDRTAWDLEAEAAAAAVADAGLRPADVDGLLTDPGAVQGILDGITPHFLRLGAQLGLDPTYTGSEILGGAGSVAIVERAALAVEAGLCEACLCVYGDSALSGADAYGYGRGDEAAFGFFGAAGLHALAARRHMHRYGTRPEHLGEVAVAARAYAARVPHAQKRGALGMDEYLASDPIVEPLRRLDCCLVSDGAAAVVVTTAERAAGSRRPAIPILGHAQAHSLSTYASPDHFDALPASRSGPEAFGRAGVAPADVDVALLYDCFTIVVLLQLEDYGFCEKGEAGPFVEGGRIGPGGSLPVNTSGGLLAEGYGGGMLHVIEAVRQLRGDAGDRQVADAEVALVSGHGLGMNTHATLVLGV from the coding sequence GTGAGCCGGCGCGCGGTCATCGCCGGCGTGGGCCACACGGCCTTCGGGAAGTTCCCGGATCGCACGGCCTGGGATCTCGAGGCCGAGGCGGCCGCGGCCGCGGTCGCGGATGCCGGGCTTCGCCCCGCTGACGTGGACGGGCTCCTCACCGATCCGGGAGCCGTGCAGGGGATCCTCGACGGCATCACGCCGCACTTCCTTCGCCTGGGCGCCCAACTCGGTCTCGACCCGACCTACACCGGGTCCGAGATCCTCGGCGGCGCCGGAAGCGTCGCGATCGTGGAGCGCGCCGCGCTCGCGGTCGAGGCCGGGCTCTGCGAGGCGTGCCTGTGCGTCTATGGCGACAGCGCGCTCTCGGGCGCCGACGCGTACGGGTACGGACGCGGCGACGAAGCCGCCTTCGGCTTCTTCGGAGCGGCCGGGCTGCACGCGCTCGCGGCGCGCCGGCACATGCACCGCTACGGCACGCGCCCCGAGCACCTCGGCGAGGTCGCCGTCGCTGCGCGCGCCTACGCGGCCCGGGTCCCGCATGCCCAGAAGCGCGGCGCGCTCGGCATGGACGAGTATCTCGCCTCCGATCCGATCGTCGAGCCGCTCCGGCGCCTGGACTGCTGTCTGGTCTCGGACGGCGCCGCCGCCGTGGTGGTGACGACGGCGGAGCGCGCCGCCGGGTCGCGCCGACCGGCGATCCCCATTCTCGGGCACGCGCAGGCGCATAGCCTCTCGACCTATGCCTCGCCCGACCACTTCGACGCGCTGCCGGCCAGCCGCTCGGGCCCCGAGGCGTTCGGCCGTGCCGGTGTCGCACCGGCCGACGTCGACGTCGCGCTCCTCTACGATTGCTTCACCATCGTGGTGCTGCTGCAGCTCGAGGACTACGGCTTCTGCGAGAAGGGAGAGGCGGGACCGTTCGTCGAGGGGGGCCGGATCGGGCCGGGCGGGAGCCTGCCCGTGAACACCAGCGGCGGGCTCCTCGCCGAGGGGTACGGCGGCGGCATGCTCCACGTGATCGAGGCGGTGCGGCAGCTGCGCGGCGACGCCGGGGACCGCCAGGTCGCGGATGCCGAGGTGGCGCTCGTCTCCGGACATGGACTCGGCATGAACACCCACGCGACGCTGGTGCTGGGGGTCTGA
- a CDS encoding OB-fold domain-containing protein has product MEVSACADCGHLFLPPGPCCPRCWSRRLAARAVSGNGRVWSFATYRRTYHPAMPAPYVVALVELDEGPRLISNVVGCAPEDVAIDMPVRVRFEEVGEFTLPRFEPLSGGGRS; this is encoded by the coding sequence CTGGAAGTGTCGGCGTGCGCGGACTGCGGACACCTGTTCTTGCCTCCCGGTCCCTGCTGTCCGCGCTGCTGGTCGCGGCGGCTCGCGGCGCGCGCGGTTTCCGGGAACGGGCGGGTGTGGAGCTTCGCGACCTACCGCCGCACCTACCATCCGGCCATGCCGGCGCCCTACGTCGTCGCCCTCGTCGAGCTCGACGAGGGGCCCCGCCTGATTTCCAACGTCGTGGGGTGCGCGCCGGAAGACGTCGCGATCGACATGCCGGTCCGCGTCCGCTTCGAGGAGGTCGGGGAGTTCACCCTGCCGCGCTTCGAGCCGCTGAGTGGCGGGGGACGATCGTGA
- a CDS encoding enoyl-CoA hydratase/isomerase family protein, translating into MTIRFERAGAIAIVTIDRPEVLNALDAATSDALVEAWRRFQADGDLRVAVLTGAGERAFCAGADLRGVGDFYRRLTSAERLRRSEQAPGLGGITKNLAIDKPILAAVNGHCLAGGLEIALACDLRIAAENATFGLPEVTRGILPGAGGTQRLPRLIGPAHALDLILTGRRIDAREAERIGLVTRVVPPAELRDAALAVASAIAANGPLAVRAAKASVWRGLDLPLEDGLRLEQLLAEPVRQSDDAQEGVRAFLEKRPPDFKGR; encoded by the coding sequence GTGACGATCCGCTTCGAACGCGCGGGAGCGATCGCGATCGTCACGATCGATCGTCCCGAGGTGCTGAACGCGCTCGACGCCGCGACCAGCGACGCCCTGGTGGAGGCCTGGCGCCGCTTCCAGGCGGACGGCGATCTCCGCGTCGCCGTCTTGACCGGCGCGGGCGAGCGCGCGTTCTGCGCCGGCGCGGATCTCCGCGGGGTCGGCGACTTCTACCGGAGGCTCACGTCCGCCGAGCGCCTGCGGCGCTCGGAGCAGGCGCCCGGGCTCGGGGGGATCACGAAGAATCTCGCGATCGACAAGCCCATCCTCGCGGCGGTGAACGGCCACTGCCTCGCCGGGGGGCTCGAGATCGCCCTCGCGTGCGATCTCCGGATCGCCGCGGAGAACGCCACGTTCGGTCTGCCCGAGGTCACGCGCGGCATCCTCCCCGGCGCCGGCGGGACGCAGCGCCTGCCGCGCCTGATCGGGCCGGCGCACGCCCTCGACCTGATCCTGACCGGTCGCCGGATCGATGCCCGCGAGGCGGAGCGGATCGGCCTGGTCACGCGCGTCGTCCCGCCGGCCGAGCTTCGCGATGCGGCGCTGGCCGTGGCGTCCGCCATCGCGGCGAACGGCCCGCTCGCCGTCCGTGCCGCCAAGGCCTCGGTGTGGCGCGGTCTCGATCTTCCCCTCGAAGATGGCCTCCGGCTCGAGCAGCTGCTCGCCGAGCCCGTGCGCCAGAGCGACGACGCCCAGGAGGGCGTGCGCGCCTTCCTGGAGAAGCGTCCACCCGACTTCAAGGGGAGGTGA
- a CDS encoding AMP-binding protein gives MIHPYAHYPARAARRWPDRIALVDGVRRRSYRDLDLRATCLARALVGLGLRPGERVAVVQENRIEYVEIVIAIARAGGVLVPLLGALTAGEHAFMVRDSEARFVVALGVEGIARARAAAAGADAMVLTLAAGDGATDLSALADGEPAEPLVVDRPPASLAQLLYTSGTTGHPKGVTHSYASVAAAMGAWAGGFRIGPDDRLLGQLALSHFGGRAMDACWIAGATLVILPGPDPKAVLDAIAEERITMILVVPTLLRMLLDHPDAERTDLSSLRAVVYAAAPAAPALVRRSLERLGPVLYTGFGQTEAYGLNTWMDPEEHVAALDAGGGRLASVGRECAAFAQVRIVTEDGRVAPPDAVGEICVCAPWTTPGFWKRPDLDRTRLLEDGWLRTGDLGRVDREGYVFLADRTEDKIITGGFNVYPGEVEGALSEHPAVAECGVFAVPDPKWGEAIRAAVTLRPGASASAEELLAFCKARLARFKVPKAIDVVAELPKSGVGKILRRALREPWWKGEPSGVHGAE, from the coding sequence ATGATCCATCCCTACGCGCACTATCCGGCGCGCGCGGCGAGGCGCTGGCCCGACCGGATCGCCCTCGTGGACGGCGTGCGCCGCCGGAGCTATCGCGACCTCGACCTGCGCGCGACGTGTCTGGCGCGCGCGCTGGTCGGCCTCGGCCTGCGCCCGGGGGAGCGCGTGGCGGTCGTGCAGGAGAACCGCATCGAGTACGTGGAGATCGTGATCGCGATCGCCCGCGCCGGCGGGGTGCTCGTGCCGCTGCTCGGCGCGCTCACCGCCGGCGAGCATGCCTTCATGGTGCGGGATTCCGAGGCTCGCTTCGTCGTGGCTCTGGGCGTGGAGGGCATCGCGCGCGCGCGTGCGGCGGCGGCCGGCGCCGACGCCATGGTGCTGACCCTGGCGGCCGGAGACGGCGCGACGGATCTGTCGGCGCTCGCCGATGGCGAGCCCGCGGAGCCGCTCGTCGTCGATCGCCCGCCCGCCTCGCTGGCGCAGCTCCTCTACACCTCGGGCACGACCGGACATCCGAAGGGCGTCACGCACAGCTACGCCAGCGTCGCCGCGGCGATGGGGGCGTGGGCGGGCGGCTTCCGGATCGGACCCGACGATCGGCTCCTCGGACAGCTCGCGCTCTCCCATTTCGGGGGGCGGGCCATGGATGCCTGCTGGATCGCGGGCGCGACGCTCGTGATCCTCCCGGGACCCGACCCGAAGGCCGTGCTCGACGCCATCGCCGAGGAGCGCATCACGATGATCCTCGTGGTCCCGACCCTGCTGCGCATGTTGCTCGACCATCCGGACGCCGAGCGCACCGATCTCTCGAGTCTCCGTGCCGTCGTCTACGCGGCCGCGCCCGCGGCGCCGGCGCTCGTGCGGCGCTCGCTCGAGCGGCTCGGTCCCGTCCTCTACACCGGCTTCGGGCAGACCGAAGCCTACGGGCTCAATACCTGGATGGATCCCGAGGAGCATGTGGCGGCGCTCGACGCCGGGGGAGGGCGCCTGGCTTCCGTCGGACGCGAGTGCGCGGCCTTCGCGCAGGTCCGGATCGTCACCGAGGACGGACGGGTGGCGCCACCGGACGCCGTGGGCGAGATCTGCGTGTGCGCGCCCTGGACGACGCCCGGCTTCTGGAAGCGTCCCGATCTCGACCGTACGCGACTGCTGGAGGACGGCTGGCTCCGCACGGGCGACCTCGGTCGCGTCGATCGGGAGGGCTACGTCTTCCTCGCCGATCGCACGGAGGACAAGATCATCACGGGTGGCTTCAACGTGTATCCGGGCGAGGTCGAGGGAGCGCTCTCGGAGCATCCGGCGGTGGCCGAGTGCGGGGTGTTCGCGGTCCCCGATCCGAAGTGGGGCGAGGCGATCCGCGCGGCCGTGACGCTCCGGCCCGGCGCGAGCGCGAGCGCCGAGGAGCTGCTCGCGTTCTGCAAGGCGCGCCTCGCGCGTTTCAAGGTGCCGAAGGCGATCGACGTGGTGGCCGAGCTTCCGAAGAGCGGTGTCGGAAAGATCCTGCGGCGCGCGCTTCGCGAGCCCTGGTGGAAGGGCGAGCCGAGCGGCGTGCACGGAGCGGAGTGA
- a CDS encoding sterol desaturase family protein, whose translation MTYDYKVLAGPVFFLLIGMEAWLSRRRGWGYYRLNDAVSDVSTSMLMQLVMLLSRGAVVAGYFVIHAHFRIVDLPADRAWTWIACFLGVDFGYYWFHRSSHEINFLWAAHVVHHQSEDYNLAVALRQSTLQPFFGAVFYWPLALLGFPPVVFLACASFNTIYQFWLHTQAIGTLGPLEAVLVTPSHHRVHHARNPRYIDRNHGGTFIVWDRLFGTFEREREAVVYGITKPLASWNPLWANLHYWAELCRTARRTPHPLDKLRTFLKPPGWFPADQGGFRPPPPVPDAPVKFDCPYAPALGRYALVQFVLLVGATVVLSFCAGMYELGAGLAAIGVVGWGFVNLGGLFDGRAWARRSEAVRVVTAPAVALLVLSGAVAWASAVVLFLGVPFFFLVSRAGSRGAPAPEWGIEAVSGRSR comes from the coding sequence ATGACGTACGACTACAAGGTGCTGGCCGGCCCCGTCTTCTTCCTGCTGATCGGGATGGAGGCCTGGCTCTCGCGGCGGCGCGGCTGGGGATACTACCGCCTGAACGACGCGGTCAGCGACGTCAGCACGAGCATGCTGATGCAGCTCGTGATGTTGCTCTCACGGGGCGCGGTCGTGGCGGGATATTTCGTGATCCACGCGCACTTCCGCATCGTCGACCTCCCGGCGGATCGGGCCTGGACCTGGATCGCGTGCTTTCTCGGGGTCGACTTCGGCTACTACTGGTTCCACCGCTCGAGTCACGAGATCAACTTCCTGTGGGCGGCGCACGTGGTGCACCACCAGAGCGAGGACTACAATCTCGCCGTCGCCCTCCGGCAGAGCACGCTGCAGCCCTTTTTCGGCGCCGTCTTCTACTGGCCGCTCGCGCTGCTCGGCTTCCCGCCCGTCGTCTTCCTGGCCTGCGCGTCCTTCAACACCATCTATCAGTTCTGGCTCCACACCCAGGCCATCGGGACGCTCGGGCCGCTCGAAGCCGTCCTGGTGACGCCGTCGCATCACCGCGTGCACCACGCGCGGAACCCGCGCTACATCGACCGGAACCACGGCGGGACGTTCATCGTCTGGGATCGGCTGTTCGGCACGTTCGAGCGGGAGCGGGAAGCGGTCGTCTACGGGATCACGAAGCCGCTCGCGAGCTGGAATCCGCTCTGGGCGAATCTCCACTACTGGGCGGAGCTCTGCCGGACGGCCCGGCGGACACCGCATCCGCTCGACAAGCTCCGGACCTTCCTGAAGCCCCCCGGCTGGTTTCCCGCGGATCAGGGCGGCTTCCGGCCCCCGCCTCCGGTGCCCGACGCGCCGGTGAAGTTCGATTGCCCCTATGCTCCGGCGCTCGGGCGCTACGCGCTCGTCCAGTTCGTGCTGCTCGTCGGCGCCACCGTCGTGCTGAGCTTCTGCGCGGGCATGTACGAGCTCGGCGCCGGGCTCGCGGCGATCGGCGTCGTCGGGTGGGGCTTCGTGAACCTCGGAGGGCTCTTCGATGGGCGCGCGTGGGCCCGGCGCTCCGAAGCCGTGCGCGTCGTCACGGCGCCCGCCGTGGCGCTGCTCGTGCTCTCGGGCGCCGTTGCCTGGGCGAGCGCCGTGGTCCTGTTCCTCGGCGTGCCGTTCTTCTTCCTGGTATCGCGCGCCGGCAGCCGCGGCGCGCCCGCGCCCGAGTGGGGCATCGAGGCCGTGAGCGGGAGGAGCCGATGA
- a CDS encoding alcohol dehydrogenase catalytic domain-containing protein, producing the protein MKGVRLHPGSSVRVEELPEPALGSGQVRIAVRAAGVCGTDLHAAHGRLPVPALPVIMGHEGAGVVERLGAGVSGVAVGDRVLLLPSETCGACPACEAGHLGLCAGARILGMARDGTFAEQIAVPVSCVCPLPDAIAFEHGAILADAVATAYHAAATRAAITGGERVAVIGCGGVGYHVILLARLLGARTIVAVDASAGARRRAEAAGADAIVDPSAAEARKAIRRAAGGEGPDLVIEYAGKKESVELAMASVARGGRVIVGGVGMESPTLGPLVSFVGREIGVLGSMGYTRAELARVVELAASGRLDLSGSITARYPLERAVEALADLASGRGDPVRLVLLPGASA; encoded by the coding sequence ATGAAGGGCGTTCGCCTCCATCCGGGATCGTCGGTGCGGGTCGAGGAGCTGCCGGAGCCGGCGCTCGGGTCCGGTCAGGTCCGTATCGCGGTACGAGCGGCCGGTGTGTGCGGCACCGATCTGCACGCCGCGCACGGTCGCCTTCCCGTGCCGGCGCTGCCGGTGATCATGGGACACGAGGGGGCGGGTGTCGTCGAGCGGCTCGGTGCGGGCGTTTCGGGCGTCGCCGTCGGCGATCGTGTCCTGTTGCTGCCGAGCGAGACCTGCGGCGCGTGTCCGGCCTGCGAAGCGGGGCACCTCGGCCTGTGCGCGGGGGCGCGCATCCTCGGCATGGCGCGCGACGGCACCTTCGCGGAGCAGATCGCCGTGCCCGTGTCGTGCGTGTGTCCGCTCCCCGACGCCATTGCGTTCGAGCACGGCGCCATCCTGGCGGACGCGGTCGCCACGGCCTACCACGCCGCCGCCACGCGCGCGGCCATCACGGGCGGCGAGCGGGTGGCGGTGATCGGCTGCGGTGGCGTCGGGTATCATGTGATCCTGCTGGCGCGGCTGCTCGGCGCGCGGACGATCGTCGCGGTCGATGCCAGCGCGGGCGCTCGTCGCCGCGCCGAGGCCGCCGGCGCCGACGCCATCGTGGACCCGTCCGCTGCCGAGGCTCGCAAGGCCATCCGTCGCGCCGCGGGCGGCGAAGGCCCCGACCTCGTGATCGAGTACGCGGGGAAGAAGGAATCGGTCGAGCTGGCGATGGCGTCCGTGGCGCGGGGCGGGCGGGTGATCGTCGGCGGCGTAGGGATGGAGTCGCCGACGCTCGGTCCCCTGGTTTCCTTCGTCGGGCGCGAGATCGGCGTGCTGGGCTCGATGGGCTATACGCGCGCCGAGCTCGCGCGCGTGGTGGAGCTCGCGGCGTCGGGCCGGCTCGACCTCTCCGGCTCGATCACCGCCCGCTACCCGCTCGAGCGAGCGGTCGAGGCGCTCGCCGACCTGGCGAGCGGACGGGGCGATCCGGTGCGCCTCGTGCTCCTTCCCGGAGCGTCGGCGTGA